In the Geobacter sp. FeAm09 genome, one interval contains:
- a CDS encoding site-specific integrase encodes MKFTDKFILNLKPTDKIQDIREGKGFGIRVTPGGVKTWFFLYRFDGRRRFMNLGHYPSVSIAEANKRYRDAYSLFEQGKDPLALADCEREERRKAPTVSELVTDYIEKHAKKFKRSWAKDEAILNRDVIPAWGKRKAADIVKRDVIALLDSIIDRDAPGMANNCFQIIRKMFNWAVEKDILTTTPCLGAKLPAPKNIKDRALSDDEIRTLWKSLERDDLCMSLESRRALKLILVTAQRPGEVIGMHTDEIDGQWWIIPKERAKNGRAHRVYLTKTALELIGPLEAMNEKEGKMEPMGYIFPSPVKKSGNKPMGDTALAVTVGKNLTHPLADDKGNQLFNKDGSPATENRLGVAKFTPHDLRRTANTLMAASKIIKEHRERVLNHTLERLDGTYNLHDYDEEKQMALEALERRLKIILAGEKVVDLGTERAKRKLA; translated from the coding sequence ATGAAGTTCACCGACAAGTTCATTCTGAATTTGAAGCCGACCGACAAGATTCAGGATATCAGGGAAGGCAAAGGCTTTGGTATCCGCGTGACACCTGGCGGCGTCAAGACGTGGTTTTTCCTTTACCGCTTCGATGGCCGTAGGCGCTTCATGAATCTCGGCCATTATCCCAGTGTCAGCATTGCCGAGGCTAACAAGCGGTATCGGGACGCCTACAGCCTTTTTGAGCAAGGCAAGGACCCTTTGGCGCTGGCCGACTGCGAACGAGAAGAACGCCGCAAAGCCCCCACCGTTTCCGAACTCGTTACCGATTACATCGAGAAGCACGCCAAGAAGTTCAAACGATCATGGGCGAAGGATGAAGCCATTTTGAACCGTGACGTTATCCCGGCATGGGGCAAGCGCAAAGCTGCCGACATTGTGAAGCGCGACGTGATCGCATTGCTTGATAGCATCATCGACCGCGACGCGCCGGGGATGGCAAACAACTGCTTTCAGATTATCCGCAAGATGTTCAATTGGGCTGTAGAAAAGGATATTCTCACCACAACGCCTTGCCTAGGCGCCAAACTACCCGCGCCCAAAAACATCAAAGACAGGGCATTATCGGACGACGAAATCAGAACCTTATGGAAATCGTTGGAGCGAGACGACCTTTGCATGTCCCTAGAGTCCCGCCGCGCCTTGAAACTCATTCTGGTTACAGCCCAGCGCCCCGGCGAGGTGATCGGGATGCACACCGATGAGATTGACGGTCAATGGTGGATAATCCCAAAGGAGCGGGCGAAAAACGGGCGAGCGCATCGCGTATACCTGACAAAGACGGCTCTTGAACTGATCGGGCCGCTGGAAGCCATGAATGAAAAAGAGGGGAAGATGGAGCCAATGGGGTATATATTCCCCTCCCCTGTTAAGAAATCAGGCAACAAGCCCATGGGCGATACCGCGCTTGCCGTGACCGTTGGGAAGAACCTCACTCATCCACTGGCTGACGACAAGGGCAACCAACTTTTCAATAAGGACGGCTCGCCGGCCACCGAGAACCGCCTGGGAGTTGCCAAGTTCACGCCCCACGATCTCCGCCGGACCGCGAATACCCTCATGGCGGCATCCAAGATCATCAAGGAGCACCGGGAGCGCGTCCTGAACCATACCCTTGAGCGCCTGGACGGCACGTACAACCTGCACGATTACGACGAAGAAAAGCAAA
- a CDS encoding zinc ribbon domain-containing protein — MKELGNQYRYYRCTTKNNKHKDLCQSRMVRLDKLDAVILDVMCRNFVTPERVAAMLRELQRKSGNQNDADIMKEVSLKLEAVKLRMQRIYNAIEEGLVPLDADLKERTLTLTKEKEVVAAQMQVLQNRQQLQTDTIDPEAITEFCTLLRERLFDQQTPLAKQYLKKLVKEVVFKNDEVKIIGGYAELAGVIRVADKKNDLSTHAGVLRSSSSWLPNPDSNHGQGG; from the coding sequence ATGAAAGAGTTAGGCAATCAGTACCGTTACTACCGCTGTACCACCAAGAACAACAAACATAAAGACCTCTGCCAGTCGCGCATGGTGCGGCTGGACAAACTGGATGCCGTGATTCTGGACGTCATGTGCCGAAATTTTGTGACTCCGGAACGGGTGGCAGCCATGCTCCGCGAATTGCAGAGAAAAAGCGGCAACCAGAATGATGCCGATATCATGAAAGAGGTCTCCCTGAAACTGGAAGCGGTCAAGCTCCGCATGCAGCGGATTTACAATGCCATTGAAGAAGGGCTGGTCCCCTTGGACGCTGATCTCAAAGAGAGGACTTTGACACTGACCAAGGAGAAGGAAGTGGTTGCAGCTCAAATGCAGGTGCTGCAAAACAGGCAGCAATTACAAACCGACACCATAGACCCGGAGGCCATAACCGAATTTTGCACCCTGCTCCGCGAACGGCTGTTCGATCAGCAAACGCCACTGGCCAAGCAATATCTCAAGAAGCTGGTAAAGGAAGTGGTGTTCAAGAACGATGAGGTGAAAATTATCGGAGGGTATGCGGAACTGGCCGGGGTGATACGGGTGGCGGATAAAAAAAATGATCTGAGCACTCATGCTGGAGTACTCAGATCATCTAGTAGTTGGCTCCCCAACCCGGACTCGAACCATGGACAAGGTGGTTAA
- a CDS encoding DUF1566 domain-containing protein codes for MTWSSYLASGSCGLSDGSHAMDWRLPTIGDFAALIIGTEPVLAGTPMFFTNIQSDYYWSSYSIGGGNIWEADMGSGTGGNFDMGNSYYIWAVR; via the coding sequence TTGACCTGGAGCAGTTATCTCGCGAGCGGCAGTTGCGGCCTGAGCGACGGTTCCCACGCCATGGACTGGCGATTGCCGACGATAGGCGATTTTGCGGCATTGATCATCGGTACGGAACCGGTATTGGCCGGTACGCCAATGTTTTTTACCAACATCCAGAGCGATTACTACTGGTCGTCCTACAGCATCGGCGGCGGCAATATCTGGGAGGCTGACATGGGCAGCGGCACCGGGGGCAACTTCGACATGGGCAATTCTTACTACATCTGGGCCGTTCGTTGA
- a CDS encoding carboxypeptidase regulatory-like domain-containing protein, giving the protein MKHALLVVTLFFAGLACTGCSGDTPSQTQSQQAQIATLQTQLSAVQTQLSSAKADGSVYSAGITTAIASLKQTESALATLAGQPANANATPLTTAANQVLVLQSLAASLSSDSAALSAAYAAAQASIANLTTQLNAANAQVASLTAQLAASESTNSALSGQLAAANAQATTLTNQIATLQTQLANANDTIVTQDATIVSLNSTISTLQAQISAMVATPVAMSASALTAAVSTAITVTATFPSTENGKTATFAATGGNLLTTPANVTIAGNTASTTFSSTAPGTFNIYVVDGLHAGGAIVTITAAPAPTYTVSGTIALNGTGLQNVAVALTGAATAAVMTDASGNYSFAGLQNGTYTVTPSRSGYSFKPSSLAVTVSNTNVTGRNFTDVVTAAYSCSGTLSPLGRWCDNGDGTVRDMTTGLLWLKNANCAATLGGVTSGGGIRGLTP; this is encoded by the coding sequence ATGAAACATGCTTTACTCGTGGTTACGCTGTTCTTCGCGGGGCTTGCCTGTACCGGCTGCAGCGGCGACACCCCGTCGCAGACGCAATCGCAACAGGCGCAGATAGCGACCCTGCAAACCCAGCTATCCGCCGTGCAGACGCAATTGTCCAGCGCAAAGGCGGACGGCTCGGTGTACAGCGCCGGGATCACCACCGCGATCGCCTCGCTGAAACAGACGGAAAGCGCATTGGCCACGCTGGCCGGGCAGCCCGCCAACGCCAACGCCACGCCCCTGACGACCGCCGCCAACCAGGTCCTCGTGCTCCAGTCGCTGGCCGCCAGCCTCTCGTCGGATAGCGCCGCCCTGTCGGCCGCATACGCCGCCGCGCAGGCGAGCATCGCCAACCTGACGACACAACTGAACGCCGCCAACGCCCAGGTAGCCAGCCTGACGGCACAACTGGCGGCAAGCGAAAGCACTAACAGCGCCTTGTCCGGCCAACTGGCCGCCGCCAACGCCCAGGCGACCACCCTGACCAATCAGATAGCTACGTTGCAGACGCAACTCGCCAACGCCAACGACACCATCGTAACGCAGGACGCGACCATCGTTTCCCTCAACAGCACCATATCGACCCTCCAGGCGCAGATCAGCGCCATGGTCGCCACCCCGGTAGCCATGAGCGCAAGCGCCCTGACCGCCGCCGTCTCCACCGCCATTACCGTCACCGCCACCTTCCCCAGTACGGAAAACGGTAAAACCGCCACCTTCGCGGCAACGGGCGGCAACCTGCTGACGACCCCGGCTAACGTGACCATTGCCGGCAACACCGCCTCGACGACCTTCAGCTCCACAGCCCCCGGCACGTTCAACATCTATGTGGTGGACGGCCTGCACGCGGGCGGCGCGATAGTGACCATAACGGCAGCTCCCGCGCCCACCTACACCGTGTCCGGCACCATCGCCCTGAACGGAACGGGGCTGCAGAACGTGGCCGTCGCCCTGACCGGAGCCGCCACAGCCGCCGTTATGACCGACGCCAGCGGCAATTACAGTTTTGCCGGGCTGCAGAACGGCACCTACACCGTAACCCCGTCACGGTCCGGATACAGCTTCAAGCCGTCCTCCCTTGCCGTGACGGTCAGCAACACCAATGTCACCGGACGGAACTTCACCGACGTCGTCACGGCTGCCTACAGTTGCAGCGGCACCCTGAGCCCGCTCGGCCGCTGGTGCGACAACGGAGACGGCACGGTCCGGGACATGACCACCGGCCTGCTCTGGCTGAAAAACGCCAACTGCGCGGCCACCCTCGGCGGCGTGACGTCCGGGGGGGGAATACGTGGTTTGACGCCTTGA
- a CDS encoding Os1348 family NHLP clan protein codes for MSQEAVEKVLGRLITDGRFRRLATESLEAASIQAGYRLSPGELRLLSGSLEFQRISELAERLDPGLCRTGGYP; via the coding sequence ATGTCACAGGAAGCGGTCGAAAAAGTGCTGGGGCGGTTGATCACCGACGGGCGGTTCCGCCGTCTGGCGACCGAATCCCTTGAGGCGGCCAGCATTCAGGCGGGGTATCGCCTGTCTCCGGGAGAGCTGCGGTTGTTGTCCGGCAGTCTGGAATTCCAGCGCATCTCCGAACTCGCCGAGCGGCTGGACCCGGGGCTGTGCCGGACCGGCGGCTACCCGTAA
- a CDS encoding sigma-54 dependent transcriptional regulator, which translates to MNSGARILVVDDKQSFRFMVKGYLDDAGYRTACAADGAEALAKLEEGRFDLMLSDMVMPGMDGVALLRRVHEVRPDLPFVLVTAHGSVNSAVAAMKEGAGDYLLKPLNREELLVVVERLLENARVRHSYDRMLDFEREKFSFQNMTSHSPIMGRALAAARQVAASPRTTVTISGESGAGKEVMARAIHVASGQNMASFIAVNCAAIPETLLESELFGHVRGAFTGADREREGKCSRAHGGTLFLDEIGDMPLSLQPKLLRLLEERTYEKVGSDRQINADFRVIVATHRNLEECCDRGTFRRDLFHRLNIFPITIPPLRERREDIPHLAEHYLRKFRQHQGKQLPGLSQMALDLMMTYDWPGNVRELRNQLEYATIVTGGDLIRPEHLRLQEHFQTQTGEVAGDRISLNLTFSLDEFSLDTVTRRVVEWALVRSNNNKSSAARLLKASRKLFY; encoded by the coding sequence ATGAACAGTGGCGCACGGATACTGGTGGTTGACGACAAGCAGAGCTTTCGCTTCATGGTCAAGGGATACCTGGACGATGCCGGATACCGGACGGCCTGCGCCGCCGACGGGGCCGAGGCCCTGGCAAAACTGGAAGAGGGGCGCTTCGACCTGATGCTGTCCGACATGGTCATGCCGGGGATGGACGGGGTGGCGTTGTTGCGTCGGGTGCACGAGGTCCGCCCGGACCTGCCTTTCGTGCTGGTCACCGCCCACGGCAGTGTCAACAGCGCCGTGGCGGCCATGAAAGAGGGGGCCGGCGACTACCTGCTGAAGCCGCTCAACCGGGAGGAACTGCTGGTGGTGGTGGAACGGCTGCTCGAAAACGCCAGGGTACGCCACAGTTATGACCGGATGCTGGATTTCGAGCGGGAAAAGTTCAGCTTCCAGAACATGACCAGCCATTCGCCGATCATGGGCAGGGCTCTCGCCGCAGCCCGGCAGGTGGCCGCCTCCCCCCGCACCACCGTTACCATCTCCGGCGAGAGCGGGGCGGGAAAAGAGGTCATGGCCCGGGCCATCCACGTGGCATCCGGGCAGAACATGGCCAGCTTCATAGCCGTCAACTGCGCCGCCATCCCGGAAACCCTGCTGGAGAGCGAGCTGTTCGGCCACGTCAGGGGGGCCTTCACCGGCGCCGACCGCGAACGCGAGGGAAAATGCAGCCGGGCGCACGGCGGCACCCTGTTCCTGGACGAAATCGGCGACATGCCGCTGTCGCTCCAGCCGAAACTGCTGCGCCTGCTGGAAGAGCGGACCTACGAGAAAGTCGGCTCCGACCGCCAGATCAACGCCGACTTCCGGGTCATCGTCGCCACCCACCGCAATCTGGAGGAATGCTGCGACCGGGGGACCTTCCGCCGGGACCTCTTCCACCGGCTCAACATCTTCCCGATCACCATCCCGCCCCTGCGGGAGAGACGCGAAGATATCCCGCACCTTGCGGAACACTACCTCAGGAAATTCCGGCAGCACCAGGGCAAACAGCTCCCCGGACTTTCCCAGATGGCGCTCGACCTGATGATGACCTACGACTGGCCCGGCAACGTGCGCGAACTGCGCAACCAACTGGAATATGCCACCATCGTCACCGGCGGGGACCTGATCCGGCCCGAGCACCTGCGCCTGCAGGAGCATTTTCAGACACAAACCGGGGAGGTGGCCGGCGACCGGATTTCCCTCAACCTCACCTTCTCCCTCGACGAATTCTCTCTCGACACCGTCACCCGCCGGGTTGTCGAATGGGCCCTGGTCAGGAGCAACAACAACAAATCCTCCGCCGCCCGCCTGCTGAAAGCCTCCCGCAAGCTGTTCTACTGA
- a CDS encoding ATP-binding protein: MKYIFGMFILIAGCALALPAVASDLIVSRAALEDAAGTLTITDVVGREFTPIGPTLSRGLTDSAHWLRLRVRAPAKGNEVVLFIRQPFLNEVRLYEADAGAPSGWKTRLTGNHYAFDTRDRARNSLGFVVNVAPSGATYYLRLKTRSSSQLTVEALEPAEAERVDDRFDLMAVFFVTAMLLLLSWALHSYLLDRLPVIGLFALHQAMYTLYGVAITGYLAPFIPAGLPPGTIDWITVVAYCGSNFATILFCRELFKPYQPPPLMMRGLDLLLCAFPLQLAAIVSGHIFFAMVSNLVLVRVTWWYFVATTFTLRSESTPSRRSLRLFFVAVAFIFTLFWIANRSTPASLRGNTSYGRQVLIINGLIIGSIFAMILNTRSRRLQQEAQRSALESQAKSEFLALVSHEIRTPLNALVGFSGMARTATDPALINQYLAILEQSSRSLMELVNDILDMSKIEAGRMEFETVPFDLRQLVAGLEEQYRPLAERKMLAFQVGVADDVPAWVLGDPLRLRQILANLLANAVKFTESGAVSCTVSQAGRPAEGDRPLVRFEVRDTGIGIPENGRALLFQPFRQLDPTISRKFGGTGLGLAIVRNLTELMKGSLTVDSRVGAGSCFTVALPLRETEPAPDGRLAPAAAPAPRAVLVVEDNGFNRRLLGEILRSWGQEVTLAEDGLQALRFMEQRRFDLVLLDIRMPDIDGIEVARRIRRREEERAEIPVPVIAITADADASTRDACHAAGINGVLAKPVVPEQLAQAMAACGGETAAAPPGGEPQLDAQTRNDLAGDPERARQYREMLLQDIDGELRSLQTALERDDRSGLVRAAHTLKGLCGHLANREPAELAAWLQRHAPSARPEHLQPVVEKLMKRMKGGYP; the protein is encoded by the coding sequence ATGAAATACATTTTCGGCATGTTCATCCTGATCGCCGGATGTGCCCTTGCTCTCCCCGCCGTTGCAAGTGACCTGATCGTTTCGCGTGCCGCGCTGGAAGACGCGGCCGGCACCCTGACGATCACCGATGTGGTCGGGCGCGAGTTTACCCCGATCGGTCCGACGCTTTCCCGGGGGCTGACCGACTCCGCGCATTGGCTGCGCCTGCGGGTCCGGGCGCCCGCCAAGGGGAACGAGGTGGTGCTGTTCATTCGCCAGCCTTTTCTCAACGAGGTCCGTCTTTACGAGGCGGACGCGGGGGCCCCGTCGGGCTGGAAGACACGCCTGACCGGCAATCACTATGCTTTCGACACGCGCGATCGCGCCAGAAATTCCCTGGGGTTTGTCGTCAACGTGGCGCCCTCCGGGGCGACCTACTATCTGCGCCTCAAGACCAGGAGTTCGTCGCAGTTGACGGTGGAAGCCCTGGAGCCGGCGGAGGCCGAGCGCGTGGACGACCGGTTCGACCTGATGGCGGTGTTTTTCGTGACCGCCATGCTGCTGCTATTGTCCTGGGCCCTCCACAGTTATCTGCTGGACCGGCTGCCGGTAATCGGCCTGTTTGCCCTGCATCAAGCCATGTACACCCTGTATGGCGTGGCCATTACCGGCTATTTGGCCCCCTTTATCCCTGCCGGTCTTCCTCCGGGCACGATAGACTGGATTACCGTCGTTGCCTACTGCGGATCGAATTTCGCAACCATTCTGTTCTGCCGCGAGCTGTTCAAACCCTATCAGCCCCCGCCGCTGATGATGCGCGGACTCGATCTCCTGCTGTGCGCCTTTCCCCTCCAGCTTGCGGCGATCGTCTCCGGCCATATCTTTTTCGCCATGGTTTCCAACCTGGTGCTGGTCAGGGTGACCTGGTGGTATTTTGTCGCCACGACCTTTACCCTGCGGAGCGAAAGCACCCCGAGCCGCCGTTCGTTGCGACTCTTCTTCGTTGCCGTCGCCTTCATTTTCACCCTGTTCTGGATTGCCAACCGCAGCACCCCCGCCAGCTTGCGGGGAAACACGAGCTACGGCAGGCAGGTGCTGATCATCAACGGCCTGATCATCGGCAGCATATTCGCCATGATCCTGAACACGCGTTCCCGCAGGCTGCAACAGGAGGCGCAGCGGTCCGCCCTGGAGTCGCAGGCGAAATCGGAGTTTCTCGCCCTGGTCAGCCACGAAATCCGCACCCCGCTCAACGCGCTGGTCGGATTCAGCGGCATGGCCCGCACGGCAACCGACCCCGCCCTGATCAACCAGTACCTCGCCATCCTCGAACAATCGTCGCGCTCCCTGATGGAGCTCGTGAACGATATCCTGGACATGAGCAAGATCGAGGCGGGGCGGATGGAGTTCGAAACCGTACCGTTCGATCTGCGGCAGCTCGTCGCCGGTCTGGAGGAGCAGTACCGCCCCCTGGCGGAGCGGAAAATGCTGGCCTTTCAGGTCGGCGTGGCCGACGATGTGCCCGCCTGGGTCCTCGGCGACCCGCTCCGCCTGCGCCAGATCCTCGCCAACCTGCTGGCCAATGCCGTCAAGTTCACCGAAAGCGGCGCGGTATCCTGCACGGTCAGCCAGGCCGGACGACCGGCGGAGGGAGACCGGCCCCTGGTCCGCTTCGAGGTGCGGGATACGGGCATCGGCATCCCCGAAAACGGCCGCGCCCTGCTCTTCCAGCCCTTTCGCCAGCTCGACCCGACGATTTCCCGCAAATTCGGCGGCACCGGCCTCGGCCTGGCCATCGTCCGCAACCTGACGGAACTGATGAAGGGAAGCCTCACCGTCGACAGCCGGGTCGGCGCGGGAAGCTGTTTTACCGTCGCACTGCCGCTCCGGGAAACGGAACCGGCGCCGGACGGCCGTCTTGCACCGGCCGCGGCCCCGGCGCCCCGTGCGGTCCTGGTGGTGGAGGACAACGGATTCAACCGCAGGCTGCTGGGAGAGATCCTGAGATCCTGGGGCCAGGAGGTTACGCTGGCGGAAGACGGCTTGCAGGCGTTGCGGTTCATGGAGCAGCGGCGTTTCGACCTGGTCCTGCTGGATATCCGCATGCCGGATATCGACGGCATCGAGGTTGCCCGCCGCATCAGGCGCCGGGAAGAGGAGCGGGCCGAAATCCCCGTACCGGTCATCGCCATTACGGCCGATGCCGATGCGTCCACCCGCGACGCCTGTCATGCCGCGGGGATCAACGGGGTACTGGCAAAACCGGTGGTCCCCGAACAGCTGGCCCAGGCCATGGCCGCGTGCGGAGGGGAAACCGCCGCAGCGCCGCCCGGCGGGGAGCCGCAGTTGGACGCACAAACCCGGAACGACCTGGCCGGCGACCCGGAGCGCGCCCGGCAGTACCGGGAGATGCTGCTGCAGGATATCGACGGCGAGTTGCGGAGCCTGCAAACCGCCCTCGAACGCGACGACCGCAGCGGACTCGTCCGGGCCGCCCACACCCTGAAAGGTCTGTGCGGACACCTGGCAAACCGGGAGCCGGCCGAACTTGCGGCCTGGCTGCAGCGGCACGCCCCGTCGGCCCGGCCCGAACACCTGCAGCCGGTGGTCGAGAAACTCATGAAACGGATGAAGGGTGGCTATCCATGA
- the rrtA gene encoding rhombosortase — MCSKQTQTVLLTAWLATALAAAAATGAPDRWALDIARTRQGEWWRLISGHLVHLNWQHYWYDLLALGLVLILCSRLGSGVGTISCTALCAATVVSVELLTLHPVDVYGGLSGITAGLLSFAAIRLIVRDARTGIVLLAAMLMKICLEWLGISASGVAPVWQAHCAGAAVGALVSICSLPGSQRGDCRV; from the coding sequence ATGTGCAGCAAACAAACGCAAACGGTGCTGCTGACAGCCTGGCTGGCCACGGCGCTGGCTGCCGCAGCGGCAACCGGCGCCCCCGACCGTTGGGCACTGGACATTGCCAGAACCCGGCAGGGCGAATGGTGGCGGCTCATCAGCGGACATCTCGTCCATCTGAACTGGCAGCACTACTGGTACGACCTGCTGGCGCTGGGGTTGGTGCTGATTCTCTGCAGCCGATTGGGCTCAGGCGTCGGGACCATCTCCTGCACCGCACTGTGTGCGGCCACTGTTGTATCGGTGGAGTTGCTGACCTTACATCCGGTGGATGTCTATGGCGGCCTTTCGGGCATCACGGCCGGGCTTCTCAGCTTTGCCGCGATACGCCTGATCGTCCGTGACGCCCGGACCGGAATCGTGCTGCTTGCAGCCATGCTGATGAAGATCTGTCTGGAATGGCTCGGCATAAGCGCTTCGGGCGTGGCCCCCGTCTGGCAGGCCCATTGTGCCGGGGCTGCCGTGGGCGCGCTGGTATCGATATGTTCATTGCCAGGATCACAGAGGGGCGACTGCCGGGTATAG
- the rhlP gene encoding rhombotarget lipoprotein (RhlP (RHombo-target LipoProtein) is a family of predicted lipoproteins that, in general, co-occurs with a form of rhombosortase, and that has an apparent cleavage site for that enzyme, a GlyGly motif, near the C-terminus.) — protein MLKHLVIVLMFIPLTACAYDGNIRVVQRQSSLATYLYSGKETTAPVVQKKPLVLPIKVGVTFVPEDERHLDIPETTKKQVIESVRSQLASHKKYVTAAYAIPSTYLRPKGGVAELEQVAREFDVDVIVLMAANQFQKHERNSLAAFLDITVIGGFVIPGNTVDTNTVLEAAVYHVPSRALIFRADGSDEKRSRATLFASSGAAQKDTVSSIEDATKKLVATLAESLVKFEHFDATKAAEIRPMGSAPSGEDTSRENYWGRVNEYKTTGGGSFDAAWIAMAGVGLLCAANKRKRCC, from the coding sequence ATGTTGAAACACCTCGTTATCGTCCTGATGTTCATCCCGCTCACCGCCTGTGCCTATGACGGAAATATCCGCGTGGTACAGCGGCAGAGCAGTCTGGCCACCTACCTCTACTCCGGCAAGGAAACGACCGCGCCTGTGGTGCAGAAAAAACCGCTGGTTCTGCCGATAAAGGTCGGGGTGACCTTTGTCCCGGAAGACGAAAGACATCTCGACATCCCCGAAACCACCAAGAAGCAGGTCATCGAGTCCGTCCGCTCCCAATTGGCATCCCACAAGAAGTACGTTACTGCGGCCTACGCCATACCTTCCACATACCTGCGTCCCAAAGGCGGCGTTGCCGAGCTGGAACAGGTGGCCAGGGAGTTCGACGTGGACGTCATCGTGCTCATGGCGGCGAACCAGTTCCAAAAGCATGAACGGAATTCGCTCGCGGCCTTTCTGGACATTACCGTCATCGGCGGCTTCGTCATTCCCGGGAATACTGTCGATACCAACACGGTGCTTGAGGCGGCGGTCTACCACGTGCCATCCAGAGCCCTCATCTTCCGCGCTGACGGTTCTGACGAAAAAAGGTCGCGTGCCACGCTGTTCGCGTCATCGGGGGCGGCCCAGAAAGACACGGTTTCCAGCATCGAGGACGCCACCAAAAAGCTGGTTGCCACCCTGGCCGAATCACTGGTCAAGTTTGAACATTTCGACGCAACAAAGGCTGCGGAAATTCGGCCCATGGGCTCGGCGCCTTCCGGAGAAGACACCTCACGCGAGAACTACTGGGGCAGGGTCAATGAGTACAAGACAACCGGAGGCGGTTCATTCGACGCGGCTTGGATCGCCATGGCGGGAGTGGGGTTGCTATGTGCAGCAAACAAACGCAAACGGTGCTGCTGA